AGGGATCGTCACCCTCGTTGTGGCCCCGGCGGCGGTAGCAGACCAGGTCAATGACAACGTCCTTACGGAAGCGCTGCTGGAACTGGTAAGCCAGCTGAGATACACGAACCACAGCTTCGGGGTCGTCACCGTTCACGTGGAACACGGGAGCCTGGATCATCTTGGCAACGTCGGTGGAGTACACCGAGGAGCGCGAGGACGACGGCGCCGTAGTGAAACCAACCTGGTTGTTGACAACAACATGGATGGTTCCACCCGTGCGGTAGCCGCGCAGCTGGGAGAGGTTCAACGTTTCAGCAACAACGCCCTGGCCGGCAAAGGCAGCGTCGCCATGAACCATGATGGGCAGAACGGGGAAGTTCTCGCCCTGGTCCAGACGGTCCTGCTTGGCGCGGACAATGCCCTCGAGGACGCCGTCAACGGCTTCCAGGTGTGAGGGGTTGGCAGCCAAGTAAACCTTGGTCTCGTTGCCGGCGTCGGAGGTGAATGTACCCTCGGTACCCAAGTGGTACTTGACGTCGCCTGAGCCCTGAACGCTACGTGAATCCTGGGTGCCCTCGAATTCGCGGAAGACCTGTGCGTAGGTCTTGCCGGCGATGTTGGTGAGCACGTTCAGGCGGCCGCGGTGCGCCATGCCAATGGCGACCTCGTCCAGGCCGTCGTCGGCAGCATCGGAAATGATGGAGTCCAGCAGCGGAATCAGGGATTCGCCGCCTTCCAGGGAGAAGCGCTTCTGGCCAACGAACTTGGTCTGCAGGAACGTCTCAAACGCTTCGGCAGAGTTCAGCTTGGACACAATGCGCAGCTGCTCTTCGCGGCTCGGCTTGGAGTAGGGGTGCTCCAGCTCGTTCTGGAACCATTCACGCTGTTCCGGTTCCTGAATGTGCATGTATTCGATGCCCGTGGTGCGGCAGTAGGCGTCACGCAGGACACCCAAGATGTCGCGCAGCAGCAACTTGGGCTTGCCGCCGAAGCCGCCGGTGGGCCATTCGCGGTCCAAGTCCCACAGGGTCAGGCCGTACGTGAGCACGTCCAGATCGGGGTGCTTGCGCTGCACAAATTCCAGCGGGTCGGTGTCTGCCATCAGGTGGCCGCGCACACGGTAAGAGTGGATCATCTGCTGGATGCGGGCGACCTTGTTGATCTCATCGGCCGGGTCAACCTGCAGGTCGACGCTCCAGCGGACGGGCTCGTAAGGGATGCGCAGGGATTCGAAGATCTCGTCGTAGAAGTTTTCGGCACCGAGCAGCAGCTGGTGGACCTTCTTCAGGAACTCGCCGGAGCCGGCACCCTGGATGACGCGGTGGTCATAGGTGGAGGTCAGCGTCAGAATCTTTGAGACAGCGTTCTGGGCGATGATCTTTGCGCTGGAACCCTGGTACTCGGCCGGGTAGTCAAGGGAACCGACGCCGATGATGGCGGCCTGGCCCCTGGACAGGCGGGGCACCGAGTGGACGGTGCCAATGCCGCCGGGGTTGGTCAGCGAGACCGTGGTGCCCGAGTGGTCATCAGCGGTGAGCTTGCCTGCGCGGGCCCGCTTGATCAGGTCCTCATAGGTGCGCCAGAACTCGGCAAAGCTGAGTGTCTCGGCCTTCTTGATGTTCGGGACCATGAGCAGGCGGGTGCCGTCCGGCTTAGGCATATCAATGGCAATGCCGAAGTTCACGTGGGGAGGCTGCACGGAAACGGGCTTGCCATCGATTTCTTCGTAGTAGACGTTCATCGACGGGAACTGGCCCAGCGCCTTGATGACGGCGTAGCCGATCAGGTGCGTGAAGGAAACCTTGCCACCACGGGCGCGGGCAAGGTTGGAGTTGATGACGAGGCGGTTGTCGATGAGCAGCTTCGCCGGGATGGCGCGCACGCTGGTGGCCGTGGGAACTTCCAGGCTTGAGACCATGTTGGCGGCGATGGCCTTGGCCGGTCCGCGAAGCACTGTCTTGACAGCCTCTTCCGGTACCGAGACATCTTTAGCGGACTTGGGCAGCTGGGCCGGAATGGGGGTGGTGCCGGTGCGTGCAGCATCCTTGGCAGGAGCGGGAGGACGCGGTGCGGCCGGTGCCTTCGGGGCCACGGCGGGAGCTGCCGGAGCAGCGGCGGTGGGGGCCGGCGTCGAGCTTGCCGCAGGTGCGTTTGCCGCAGGTGCGGCCGGGGCAACAGGTGCCGCGACTACGGGAATCTGGGCGGTAATAGGGGAGGCATTGTTGGCGGTGTGGCGGCCGTTGCCTGCCGCGTCATCGGCTGCGAAACCGTCAAAGAGTGGCCACCACTTTGTGTCCACTGCATTTTTGTCGGCCTTGTAGCGCTCATACAGTTCATCGACGAGCCACTCGTTGCCGCCAAACTCTTCTGGTAGACGGTGGATGGATTGCTCTGGCACGTTTAATACGCCTCTTCCATGAGTTCTTGTTGCCCGCTGTGCATTGCCTGCGCATGTCGACGGCACCCGAATCTGGCGGGTACTGACGGCGCAAAAGTGCGAAGCCTATTCGATATTTGGTGGGGTCCAACAGACCCCTTCCCCGGGTAAGTCTAGTAAGCAATTTAGCCCTTAGGCCAATCTGTGTCACGGCGCGCCCTAGGCAGCGGCCAAAATGAAGCAATTTTGCGGTGAAAGGCATCACAAACGTGACTAGACTCTTACGCGGACAACACCTTAGACGGCCCTTGAGCTGGCTAGTTTTGCTAGTCCGTTTTAGAACGCTTTAGTCCGCCGGGGCCTTGGCTGCCGGCTCGCAGCAATGTAGGAGTGCCATGCGTTTTCTGACCCAGCCCGCCACAGACTTGACCTACTCGGATGTGTTTCTGATTCCATCCCGTTCCACCGTCACATCACGCCTGGATGTGGACTTGTCCAGTAATGATGGCACCGGGACAACCATCCCGCTGGTGGTCTCGAATATGACTGCGGTTTCCGGCAAGCGCATGGCCGAGACCGTGGCCCGGCGTGGTGGGATAGCGATCCTGCCACAGGACGTGCCGCTGGATGTACTGGGCTCGGTCAGTGCATGGATCAAGATGCGTGATTCGCTCTTTGAGACGCCGCTGCTGATGACCCCCGGCGACATCGTCATCGACGCCCTGCACCTCATGGGCAAGCGCTCCCACAACGCCGTGGTGGTGGTT
The Arthrobacter alpinus genome window above contains:
- a CDS encoding multifunctional oxoglutarate decarboxylase/oxoglutarate dehydrogenase thiamine pyrophosphate-binding subunit/dihydrolipoyllysine-residue succinyltransferase subunit, whose protein sequence is MPEQSIHRLPEEFGGNEWLVDELYERYKADKNAVDTKWWPLFDGFAADDAAGNGRHTANNASPITAQIPVVAAPVAPAAPAANAPAASSTPAPTAAAPAAPAVAPKAPAAPRPPAPAKDAARTGTTPIPAQLPKSAKDVSVPEEAVKTVLRGPAKAIAANMVSSLEVPTATSVRAIPAKLLIDNRLVINSNLARARGGKVSFTHLIGYAVIKALGQFPSMNVYYEEIDGKPVSVQPPHVNFGIAIDMPKPDGTRLLMVPNIKKAETLSFAEFWRTYEDLIKRARAGKLTADDHSGTTVSLTNPGGIGTVHSVPRLSRGQAAIIGVGSLDYPAEYQGSSAKIIAQNAVSKILTLTSTYDHRVIQGAGSGEFLKKVHQLLLGAENFYDEIFESLRIPYEPVRWSVDLQVDPADEINKVARIQQMIHSYRVRGHLMADTDPLEFVQRKHPDLDVLTYGLTLWDLDREWPTGGFGGKPKLLLRDILGVLRDAYCRTTGIEYMHIQEPEQREWFQNELEHPYSKPSREEQLRIVSKLNSAEAFETFLQTKFVGQKRFSLEGGESLIPLLDSIISDAADDGLDEVAIGMAHRGRLNVLTNIAGKTYAQVFREFEGTQDSRSVQGSGDVKYHLGTEGTFTSDAGNETKVYLAANPSHLEAVDGVLEGIVRAKQDRLDQGENFPVLPIMVHGDAAFAGQGVVAETLNLSQLRGYRTGGTIHVVVNNQVGFTTAPSSSRSSVYSTDVAKMIQAPVFHVNGDDPEAVVRVSQLAYQFQQRFRKDVVIDLVCYRRRGHNEGDDPSMTQPLMYNLIEAKRSVRRLYTEALIGRGDITEEEATQLLRDYQERLERVFAETHAAQTSPIPIITKDSQAVSDLERPIAQQADSGVNDPQITAISADMLAHIGATHLAIPEGFEVHHKLKPLLEKREKMSREGGIDWGFGELTAFGSLLMEGVPVRMAGQDSRRGTFVQRHAVFHDRANGNVWNPLTELSEDQAKLWIYDSLLSEYAAMAFEYGYSVERPDALVVWEAQFGDFVNGAQTVIDEFISSAEQKWGQRSSLVLMLPHGYEGQGPDHSSARIERFMQMCAEENMIVANPTTPASHFHLLRRQAYRRPRKPLIIFTPKQLLRLKAAASSVEDFTTGGFRPVIGEHATVENNAVDRVILVSGRLYYDLIAARDKAEDNKVAIVRVEQLYPLPLDEIKAELAKYPNADLVWAQDEPANQGPWPFMGLNLAPELDQKLSRVSRPASASTATGSAKNHAVEQTLLVKQAFERN